The genomic segment AATCCATACAGGAGATAAGGAAGTATTAACCACTAGACTAGGAGATTTTATAGCATCTAACGATAACTTTAAACTCTGTTACGGAATTATTGGAAGTGGGAATCGGAATTTCAATAATCAATTCTGCCTAAGTGCTAAACAATATACAGAAAGATTTGGGTTTCCATTAATCGATGTCTTTGAATTACGTGGGACGCAGTCAGATGTAAAACGAATTGCCAACTTAATCATTAATCACCAAGAAGAGTTTCTTAACGAACTTTAGAAAAACTTAGGAGTGAATAACTTTGCCAAATCAAACAACTACTATCAAAAGTGCTAAAACTTACTTTTACCTTAATAACTTGGTTAATATTCCAGTCAATGGTGAAATTCCTTTACAAAAGGATCAGGAAGCATTAAAAGCTTACTTTAAAGAAGAAATCATTCCCAATACCTTAACATTTCCTTCATTAGAAGAAAAATTGGCATTCTTGGTGGATAACAATTACATTGACTTAGACGTCTTAAACCTTTATAAGCAGGGTGAAAGTAATGACTATGATTTTGCATTTATTAAAAAAATATTCAAACAAATTTATGCTGCTAACTTTAAGTTCAAAAGTTTTATGGGTGCTTATAAATTCTACTCACAGTATGCATTAAAAACAAATGATCATTCGAAATACTTAGAACAATTTGAAGATCGTATTGCTTTTAATGCTTTATACCTAGGCAATGGGGACAGAACATTAGCTGTCCAACTTGCTGAGGAACTTATCTCTCAACGCTATCAACCAGCTACTCCTACTTTTCTAAATGCCGGGAAAAAGAAACGCGGGGAAATGATTTCTTGTTTCTTAATTGATGTTGCTGATTCAATGCTTTCTATTGGCCGAGGAGTAAACTCTGCTTTGCAACTTTCTCGAATTGGTGGTGGAGTTGGAGTTAACCTATCAAATATCCGATCAGCTGGCGATCCAATTAAAGATATCGCCAATGCTTCTTCTGGTGTCCTTCCAGTAATGAAGCTGCTAGAAGATGCATTTAGTTATAGTAACCAACTTGGGCAACGTAATGGCGCAGGCGTAGTCTATTTGAATGTTTTCCATCCAGATATCTTAGGCTTTTTGTCAACTAAGAAAGAAAATGCAGATGAGAAAATACGAGTTAAAACACTCTCTTTAGGGTTAGTCGTTCCTGATAAGTATTATGAATTAATAAAAACAAATAAACCGATGTATCTATTTAGCCCCTACAGTGTAGAAAAAGAATATGGTATTCCGTTCTCATACATAGACTTGTCTGCTGAATATGACAATATGGTTGCGAAATTGAACATCAAAAAAACTCAAATCAATGCTCGTGAATTGGAGCAAGAGATTTCGCGTTTGCAACAAGAATCCGGCTATCCGTATATTTTAAATATTGATACAGCCAATAACACAAATCCTGTTGACGGAAAAATTATTATGAGTAACTTATGTTCAGAGATTCTCCAACCGCAAGAACCTTCTACACTCAATGCTGACTTATCTTATGAACAAACAGGCACAGATATTAGTTGTAACTTGGGTTCGAGCAATATGATGAATATGCTGCAATCTCCTAATTTTGCTAAATCCGTTCATTTGGCAGTTCGTGCGTTAACAACTGTCACAGATTCAAGCAATGTGCTAGAGGTACCTACTGTTAGCAAAGGCAACTCTATGTACCACACAATTGGTTTAGGTGCTATGGGATTGCATACCGCTTTAGCCTTGCAACAGATTGAATATGGTTCAGAAGAATCGATTGAATTCACTGAAGCTTATTTCTTAGCTTTAAATTATCATTCTTTGGCAGCAAGTAACGAAATAGCTCAAGAACGAGGAGAAACTTTTTTCGGATTTGAGAAATCCAAATATGCTGATGGCACATACTTCAAACCCTACCTAGAAAGTGAATTCACAATAGCAAATGAAAAAGTAAAGGACATCTTTACTAACGTCCAATTGCCAACAGTTGCAGATTGGAAAGACCTAAAAGAAAAAATTTCTAAGCACGGTTTGTATCACCGTAACCGTTTAGCCGTTGCGCCCAATGGTTCTATTTCATATGTAAATGAAACGAGCGCCTCCCTACATCCGATTACTCAACTTATTGAGAATCGCCAAGAGAAAAAAGTAGGCTCGATTTTTTATCCAGCACCTTTCCTTTCAAATGAAACTCTTCCATATTACAAATCAGCTTATGACTATGATCAGCGTAAAATTATTGAT from the Carnobacterium inhibens subsp. inhibens DSM 13024 genome contains:
- the nrdE gene encoding class 1b ribonucleoside-diphosphate reductase subunit alpha, whose amino-acid sequence is MPNQTTTIKSAKTYFYLNNLVNIPVNGEIPLQKDQEALKAYFKEEIIPNTLTFPSLEEKLAFLVDNNYIDLDVLNLYKQGESNDYDFAFIKKIFKQIYAANFKFKSFMGAYKFYSQYALKTNDHSKYLEQFEDRIAFNALYLGNGDRTLAVQLAEELISQRYQPATPTFLNAGKKKRGEMISCFLIDVADSMLSIGRGVNSALQLSRIGGGVGVNLSNIRSAGDPIKDIANASSGVLPVMKLLEDAFSYSNQLGQRNGAGVVYLNVFHPDILGFLSTKKENADEKIRVKTLSLGLVVPDKYYELIKTNKPMYLFSPYSVEKEYGIPFSYIDLSAEYDNMVAKLNIKKTQINARELEQEISRLQQESGYPYILNIDTANNTNPVDGKIIMSNLCSEILQPQEPSTLNADLSYEQTGTDISCNLGSSNMMNMLQSPNFAKSVHLAVRALTTVTDSSNVLEVPTVSKGNSMYHTIGLGAMGLHTALALQQIEYGSEESIEFTEAYFLALNYHSLAASNEIAQERGETFFGFEKSKYADGTYFKPYLESEFTIANEKVKDIFTNVQLPTVADWKDLKEKISKHGLYHRNRLAVAPNGSISYVNETSASLHPITQLIENRQEKKVGSIFYPAPFLSNETLPYYKSAYDYDQRKIIDIYAAAQKHIDQGMSLTLFMRSTLPESLYEWKTDASSKLTTRDLNRLRNYAWTKGIKSLYYIRTYTEDDEFTMANTCESCMI
- the nrdI gene encoding class Ib ribonucleoside-diphosphate reductase assembly flavoprotein NrdI is translated as MANKINIIYISLNGNTKYFVECLSEYIEATKDIVVKSLNIKDLKGETFPVDEPFVSFLPTYLNGGNGIHTGDKEVLTTRLGDFIASNDNFKLCYGIIGSGNRNFNNQFCLSAKQYTERFGFPLIDVFELRGTQSDVKRIANLIINHQEEFLNEL